One Bacteroides sp. DNA segment encodes these proteins:
- a CDS encoding CTP synthase: protein MARATDQTKYIFVTGGVTSSLGKGIISASLAKLLQARCYSVTIQKLDPYINIDPGTLNPYEHGECYVTEDGAETDLDLGHYERFLNVNTSQANNVTTGRIYKSVIEKERRGDYLGETVQVIPHITDEIKHSIKLLGKSGQYDFVITEIGGTVGDIESLPYIEAIRQLKWELGSRALVIHLTLVPYLSAARELKTKPTQHSVKTMLEYGVQPDILVCRTERPLNDHIRNKIALFCNVEATSVIESIDTSSIYKVPILMREEKLDQVVLKKMRMKSNCPADLESWEKFISRLEHPTKAVSIGLVGKYVELIDSYKSIIESLIHAGTTNECRVNLKLIHSEQIDENNPAASFEGLSGILVAPGFGDRGIEGKIAAISYARKNDIPFLGICLGMQCAVVEFARNVMKMKDAHSTEMNPNTHHPVIDIMEEQKKVTMKGGTMRLGAYPCKVKPGSLAFSIYGTENISERHRHRFEFNNHYLNDFESHGMFATGINPQANLVEIMELKEHPFFIGVQFHPEYRSTVANPHPLFVNFVEAAIRYAEK, encoded by the coding sequence ATGGCAAGGGCAACAGACCAGACCAAATATATTTTTGTTACCGGGGGCGTGACCTCTTCGCTGGGAAAAGGGATCATATCTGCTTCCCTGGCCAAACTCCTTCAGGCCAGGTGTTATTCTGTAACCATCCAGAAACTTGATCCCTACATCAACATCGATCCCGGAACCCTGAACCCTTACGAACACGGGGAATGCTATGTAACAGAAGACGGAGCAGAAACGGACCTCGACCTGGGACACTACGAGCGGTTTTTGAATGTTAACACTTCCCAGGCAAATAATGTCACAACCGGGCGAATCTATAAGTCGGTGATTGAAAAGGAGCGCCGGGGCGATTATCTTGGGGAAACTGTACAGGTGATCCCTCATATTACGGATGAGATCAAGCATTCCATTAAGCTTCTGGGCAAAAGCGGCCAATACGATTTTGTTATCACTGAGATCGGGGGTACTGTTGGCGACATTGAGTCCCTGCCCTATATTGAAGCCATCAGGCAATTGAAATGGGAGTTGGGCTCCAGGGCATTGGTTATCCATTTAACCCTTGTACCGTACCTTTCAGCAGCCAGGGAGCTCAAAACCAAGCCCACCCAGCATTCGGTAAAAACCATGCTGGAATATGGAGTACAACCCGACATCCTGGTCTGTCGCACCGAGAGGCCCCTCAACGATCACATTCGCAATAAAATTGCCCTGTTTTGCAACGTAGAGGCCACTTCGGTCATCGAATCGATTGACACAAGTTCCATTTATAAGGTACCCATCCTGATGCGCGAGGAAAAACTGGACCAGGTGGTGCTGAAGAAAATGCGAATGAAAAGCAACTGCCCGGCAGACCTAGAAAGTTGGGAAAAGTTCATTTCACGCCTGGAACATCCAACAAAAGCTGTCAGTATTGGACTGGTAGGAAAATATGTTGAGCTTATTGACTCGTATAAATCGATCATTGAATCGCTGATACATGCCGGCACAACCAATGAATGCCGTGTTAATCTGAAATTGATACACTCAGAGCAGATCGATGAAAATAATCCTGCAGCCTCTTTTGAAGGCTTATCGGGGATATTGGTAGCCCCTGGCTTTGGCGACCGGGGCATTGAAGGAAAGATTGCCGCCATCTCATACGCAAGGAAGAACGATATTCCTTTCCTGGGTATTTGCCTGGGCATGCAATGTGCCGTGGTTGAATTTGCCCGGAACGTCATGAAGATGAAAGATGCCCATTCAACGGAGATGAACCCCAACACCCACCACCCGGTTATCGACATCATGGAAGAGCAAAAGAAAGTCACCATGAAGGGAGGAACCATGCGCCTGGGAGCTTATCCATGTAAGGTAAAGCCTGGCTCACTTGCCTTCAGTATCTATGGCACTGAAAATATCTCGGAACGCCACCGGCATCGTTTTGAGTTTAACAATCATTATCTCAATGATTTTGAAAGCCACGGAATGTTTGCCACAGGGATAAATCCACAGGCCAACCTGGTGGAGATCATGGAACTGAAAGAGCACCCCTTCTTTATTGGCGTGCAATTTCACCCGGAATACAGAAGTACGGTAGCTAATCCGCATCCTTTGTTTGTAAACTTTGTGGAAGCGGCCATCCGTTATGCAGAGAAATAA
- a CDS encoding phosphate-starvation-inducible PsiE family protein, whose translation MDKSKKQSSRLNAITKRVEKYIIQLLIALMSILLIIASLQLAYEVIKAILTSDGFLIDLDGLMGLFSVFLLVLIGIELLDTIKVYFKEHVIHVEIVLLVAIIAVARKVIVMDFDKYSGIEIIGIGFIVLALAGGYYLVKKSGKIGFWPKESEEDRETIIEEKAIGEENDERLIERKKVIKSQIIETPADPEDIQSLRENQSEPKGKSGD comes from the coding sequence ATGGACAAAAGTAAAAAGCAATCATCGAGACTAAACGCGATCACAAAACGAGTGGAGAAATATATCATCCAACTGCTGATCGCGCTGATGTCTATTTTGCTGATCATCGCCAGCCTTCAGCTTGCATACGAAGTGATAAAGGCCATCCTTACCTCTGATGGGTTCCTGATAGACCTGGACGGGCTGATGGGCTTGTTTAGTGTTTTTCTCCTGGTATTGATAGGCATAGAATTGCTCGACACCATTAAGGTATATTTCAAGGAACACGTCATTCACGTTGAAATCGTTTTGCTGGTTGCCATCATTGCAGTAGCCCGAAAGGTGATTGTCATGGATTTTGACAAATATTCCGGCATCGAAATCATTGGTATTGGATTTATAGTCCTCGCCCTGGCAGGGGGATATTATCTTGTAAAAAAATCTGGGAAAATTGGTTTCTGGCCCAAGGAATCGGAGGAAGACCGCGAGACCATCATTGAAGAAAAGGCCATCGGTGAAGAAAACGATGAAAGGTTAATTGAACGTAAAAAAGTCATCAAAAGCCAGATTATTGAAACACCAGCAGATCCGGAGGATATTCAGAGCTTACGAGAAAACCAGTCGGAACCGAAAGGCAAATCCGGAGATTAA
- the rpe gene encoding ribulose-phosphate 3-epimerase, producing MSVLLAPSLLAANFLELGKEVEMVNESQADLFHVDVMDGHFVPNLTFGFFIIRQIKAIAKKPLDVHLMISNPDRYLEEYKDAGADWLSVHYETCPHLHSSIQQIKKLGMKAGVVINPHNPVSLLSDIIPDADYVLLMSVNPGFGGQNFIESTYRRLQELKALKEKMNPQLLIEVDGGVDATNSGKLAKAGANVLVAGSAVFGADSPALAIREIKAAAE from the coding sequence ATGTCTGTTCTTCTGGCCCCTTCCCTGCTTGCTGCCAATTTTCTGGAACTTGGAAAAGAAGTGGAAATGGTAAACGAAAGCCAGGCCGACCTGTTTCATGTAGATGTAATGGATGGGCATTTTGTTCCGAACCTCACCTTTGGTTTTTTTATCATCAGGCAGATCAAAGCGATCGCAAAAAAGCCCCTGGATGTGCATCTGATGATCAGCAATCCTGACCGCTACCTTGAGGAATACAAGGATGCAGGAGCAGACTGGCTGAGTGTGCATTATGAAACCTGTCCCCACCTTCACAGCAGCATCCAGCAAATCAAGAAACTGGGGATGAAAGCCGGAGTGGTAATCAACCCACACAATCCTGTAAGCCTGCTCAGTGACATTATTCCCGATGCAGATTATGTGTTGCTGATGTCAGTAAACCCCGGATTTGGCGGACAGAACTTTATTGAAAGCACCTATCGGCGTCTTCAGGAGTTAAAAGCGTTGAAAGAAAAAATGAATCCCCAACTGCTGATTGAGGTGGACGGAGGGGTGGATGCAACCAATTCCGGCAAACTGGCAAAGGCCGGTGCCAATGTGTTGGTGGCAGGAAGCGCCGTTTTCGGTGCAGACAGCCCTGCCTTGGCCATTAGAGAAATTAAGGCAGCAGCCGAATAA
- a CDS encoding DUF3793 family protein, translating into MRQLKISKQVTNRDTASLDKYLQEIARVGLISAEEEVILAQKIKQGDRAALEKLTKANLRFVVSVSKQYQNQGLSLPDLINEGNLGLMKAAQRFDETRGFKFISYAVWWIRQSILQALAEQARIVRLPLNKIGTINKINKAFSLLEQKLEREPFPHEIAELLDMPEEEVKESLKNAGRHVSMDAPLIQGEENDMYEVLTNEEADMPENNLLYDSLKDEIERAISTLTPREAEVIRYYFGLGGLQPHTLEEIGEKLDLTRERARQIKEKALRRLKHFSRCKNLKPYLG; encoded by the coding sequence ATGAGGCAACTTAAAATATCCAAGCAGGTTACCAACAGGGATACTGCTTCCCTCGACAAGTACCTGCAGGAAATTGCCAGGGTCGGGTTAATCTCGGCCGAAGAGGAAGTTATTCTGGCACAGAAAATAAAGCAAGGCGATAGGGCGGCTTTGGAAAAACTTACCAAAGCCAACCTTCGCTTTGTTGTTTCTGTTTCGAAACAATACCAAAACCAGGGACTGAGTCTCCCCGACCTGATCAACGAAGGCAATTTGGGTTTGATGAAGGCTGCACAGCGGTTTGACGAAACCCGGGGTTTTAAGTTCATCTCCTATGCGGTTTGGTGGATCAGGCAGTCCATTTTACAGGCCCTTGCTGAGCAGGCGCGTATTGTTCGCCTGCCGCTGAATAAGATCGGCACCATCAACAAGATCAACAAGGCATTCTCCTTGCTGGAGCAGAAGCTTGAGCGCGAGCCTTTCCCGCACGAAATCGCTGAGCTGCTCGATATGCCTGAGGAAGAAGTAAAGGAGTCACTTAAAAACGCCGGACGGCATGTTAGCATGGATGCCCCGCTAATTCAGGGTGAAGAGAACGACATGTATGAGGTGCTCACCAATGAAGAGGCCGACATGCCAGAGAACAACCTGCTATATGACTCGCTGAAGGATGAAATAGAACGGGCCATTTCAACCCTTACCCCCCGGGAGGCTGAAGTAATCCGCTATTATTTCGGATTGGGTGGATTGCAACCCCACACCCTGGAAGAAATTGGCGAAAAGCTTGACCTCACGCGCGAGCGAGCCAGGCAGATCAAAGAAAAAGCCCTCAGGCGACTCAAGCATTTCTCCCGCTGCAAGAACCTAAAACCTTATTTGGGATAA
- the pnp gene encoding polyribonucleotide nucleotidyltransferase: protein MSTTKIGITKEFDLGDGRIVSIETGKLAKQADGSVVVKMGETMLLATVVAKKDVVEGQDFLPLSVDYQEKYAAAGRFPGGFFKREARPSEYEILISRLVDRALRPMFPDGYRAETQVLISLISAEKNNLPDAFAGLAASAALAVSDIPFNGPISEVRVARIDGKFVINPTITDLAEADIEIMVAGTLDNIVMVEGEMKEVSENDMIEAIKVAHQAIKVQCQAQLDLAAMVEKSKEKREYPAEAGDESLYEAMKTALYDKVYAQAKSPDGKAERKAAMDVLRDEFMAQYSEEEQQEKAPLIKKYFGKIQKEAVRNLVLDEKIRLDGRKPDEIRPIWSEVDYLPAAHGSAIFTRGETQSLTTVTLGTKLDEQTIDGAVFEGKNKFLLHYNFPPFSTGEVKMMRGTSRREIGHGNLALRALKPVLPNGNDNPYTVRIVSDILESNGSSSMATVCAGTLALLDAGVKISKPVSGIAMGLIADPDTNRYTILSDILGDEDHLGDMDFKVTGTRDGITACQMDIKIDGLSYDLMAEALEQAKRGRMHILGEMVKTISEPRADYKPHVPRIVKMTIPKEFIGAIIGPGGKVIQEMQRESGSTIVIEEVGDYGVIDIVSDDKESIDFVINKIKGIIAVPEIGEIYEGTIKSIVPFGMFVEIIPGKEGLLHISEIEWRRLEKVEDSGFKVGDKIEVKLLDLDKKTGKLKLSRKVLIPRDQPKKD from the coding sequence ATGTCGACGACTAAGATTGGAATTACAAAAGAGTTTGATTTAGGAGACGGAAGGATCGTTTCCATTGAAACCGGGAAGCTTGCCAAGCAGGCTGACGGATCTGTTGTTGTAAAGATGGGCGAAACCATGCTGTTGGCTACTGTAGTGGCTAAGAAAGATGTGGTTGAAGGTCAGGATTTTTTACCCCTGTCTGTTGATTACCAGGAAAAATATGCTGCCGCAGGGCGTTTCCCGGGTGGTTTTTTCAAGCGTGAAGCACGCCCCTCAGAATATGAGATATTGATATCCCGTTTGGTTGACAGGGCGCTTCGTCCGATGTTCCCCGACGGTTATCGCGCCGAGACCCAGGTCCTTATTTCCCTGATTTCGGCAGAAAAGAACAATTTGCCTGATGCATTTGCAGGTCTTGCTGCTTCAGCAGCCCTGGCGGTATCAGATATTCCCTTCAACGGGCCCATTTCTGAAGTAAGAGTAGCCCGTATTGATGGAAAATTCGTCATCAACCCTACAATCACTGACCTTGCTGAGGCCGACATCGAGATCATGGTAGCCGGAACGCTGGACAACATTGTGATGGTAGAAGGCGAGATGAAGGAAGTCTCGGAAAATGATATGATCGAGGCCATTAAAGTGGCCCACCAGGCCATTAAGGTTCAGTGCCAGGCGCAGCTTGATCTGGCGGCAATGGTTGAAAAATCGAAAGAAAAACGGGAGTATCCTGCGGAAGCGGGAGATGAATCGCTTTACGAAGCGATGAAAACCGCTTTGTACGACAAGGTGTATGCCCAGGCCAAGAGTCCCGATGGCAAAGCCGAACGCAAGGCAGCCATGGACGTCCTCAGGGATGAGTTTATGGCCCAGTACAGCGAAGAAGAACAGCAAGAAAAAGCGCCCCTGATCAAGAAATATTTTGGAAAGATCCAGAAAGAAGCTGTGCGCAACCTGGTCCTGGATGAGAAGATTCGTCTGGATGGCCGCAAACCTGATGAGATCCGCCCGATCTGGTCAGAGGTGGATTACCTGCCTGCCGCCCATGGTTCTGCGATCTTTACCCGCGGAGAAACGCAATCACTGACGACTGTAACCCTGGGGACCAAACTGGATGAGCAAACCATTGACGGAGCTGTATTTGAAGGCAAGAACAAGTTCCTGTTGCATTACAACTTTCCGCCATTCAGCACAGGTGAGGTCAAGATGATGCGGGGCACCAGCAGGCGTGAGATCGGTCACGGAAACCTGGCCCTGCGCGCACTGAAACCCGTCCTGCCCAATGGCAACGATAACCCTTATACCGTTCGGATCGTTTCCGACATCCTTGAATCGAACGGTTCGTCATCGATGGCTACCGTTTGTGCAGGAACCCTTGCCCTCCTTGATGCCGGTGTTAAGATCAGCAAACCGGTATCAGGTATTGCCATGGGACTGATTGCAGACCCTGACACCAACCGTTATACTATTTTGTCAGATATCCTGGGTGATGAAGACCACCTGGGCGACATGGACTTTAAAGTAACGGGTACGCGCGATGGCATCACCGCCTGCCAGATGGACATCAAGATTGATGGTCTCAGCTACGACCTGATGGCCGAAGCCCTTGAGCAGGCCAAAAGAGGCCGTATGCACATCCTGGGCGAGATGGTCAAGACCATTTCCGAGCCCCGTGCCGATTACAAGCCTCACGTGCCGCGCATTGTCAAGATGACCATTCCCAAGGAATTTATTGGCGCCATCATTGGCCCCGGTGGAAAAGTCATCCAGGAGATGCAGCGTGAAAGCGGTTCAACCATTGTTATTGAGGAGGTTGGGGATTACGGTGTGATCGATATCGTTTCGGATGACAAGGAATCCATTGACTTTGTAATCAACAAAATCAAAGGAATCATTGCCGTACCTGAAATTGGTGAGATTTATGAAGGCACCATCAAGAGCATCGTACCCTTTGGGATGTTCGTTGAGATCATTCCCGGTAAGGAAGGCCTGCTGCACATCAGCGAGATCGAATGGAGAAGGCTTGAGAAAGTGGAGGACAGCGGCTTTAAGGTTGGCGACAAGATCGAGGTTAAACTTCTGGACCTGGACAAAAAGACAGGCAAGCTGAAACTCTCGCGCAAAGTGCTTATTCCCAGGGATCAGCCCAAAAAAGACTGA
- the rpsO gene encoding 30S ribosomal protein S15, whose product MYLTSETKKEIFQQYGGSDTNTGSPEGQIALFTHRINHLTKHLKANKKDKGTQRSLILLVGKRRRLLDYLKSKEIERYREIIKKLNLRK is encoded by the coding sequence ATGTATTTAACCTCAGAAACAAAAAAAGAAATATTCCAGCAGTATGGTGGTTCAGATACCAATACTGGTTCACCTGAAGGCCAGATTGCCCTTTTCACCCACAGGATCAATCACTTGACCAAGCACCTGAAAGCCAACAAGAAGGATAAAGGCACGCAGCGCTCGCTGATTCTCCTGGTAGGAAAAAGAAGAAGACTGCTTGATTACCTGAAAAGCAAGGAAATAGAACGCTACAGGGAAATCATTAAGAAACTGAACCTCAGGAAGTAA